A part of Kitasatospora acidiphila genomic DNA contains:
- a CDS encoding protein kinase family protein encodes MADRTTDRTEAAVDTSAAEATGEITAPLPTAEGTAELTMPLPTAGSATDRTMPLPTAEATAELTMPLPTAEATAELAELTMPLPGVGTAKARARAGARGSARTPGHPAAARGTGKAPAKTAAAGGPAAGKPRATGSAGASSKAATRPQNRTAATSAAERAAERSVERAVEATGEITAPLSATEIAAELAHPAVAERTAAKPAAKTAPKATKPASQATKPAAAPGPAEPAAGPRKGTDEPSASGESPVVSDTPSAADDALPEQLPAPVRQSGDRIAGRYRLEECITQSASFSSWRAVDEMLRRAVGVHLLAAGSRRADAVLAAARSAALLGDPRFVQVLDAVQEGELVYVIREWLPGATDLATLLAAGPLAPHEAYQMTRQVTDAIAAAHRGGRSHLRLTPRAVLRTDTGQYRINGVAVDAALRGLPAPEDQAAAELADTKAIGTLLYAALTHRWPHPEDRYQLRGLTEGVPAPEVLRPDAPPTLCALAARILCTPGTGPQAPITTPAALAKAITALPKIHQPESGSNAGDRSAHRYPPGQTVGRTPAAPAGAARTQQLRPTPGAPARPGPTAAPSRPAPRPAARRGKRVLKWAVSLVALGAIGYGSWQLAGTLGATGSGPTTLGSTVTGQPPSNGPTSAPPVAPLTISDVTSFNPDGTDPTTQIHPSQLPATHDGDPTTAWTTEGYLDDLPTLRHGVGLLVDLGAVKSVSSVEVQFLGGATGVQLQVPNGTPSTAPTRHEDFAAPLAATTATDAKFPLAGPVHTRYLLIWLTSLPKDGDGSYRGQVAEIKVAG; translated from the coding sequence GTGGCTGATCGCACCACGGATCGCACCGAGGCGGCCGTCGACACGTCAGCTGCCGAGGCCACCGGTGAGATCACGGCACCGCTGCCGACCGCCGAAGGCACGGCCGAACTGACCATGCCGCTGCCCACCGCGGGTTCCGCCACCGACCGCACCATGCCGCTGCCGACCGCAGAGGCCACAGCGGAGCTCACCATGCCGCTGCCGACCGCGGAGGCCACGGCCGAACTGGCGGAGCTCACCATGCCGCTGCCCGGCGTCGGCACCGCCAAGGCGCGGGCCAGGGCCGGTGCCAGGGGCTCCGCCAGGACGCCGGGTCACCCCGCGGCGGCCCGGGGCACGGGCAAGGCACCCGCGAAGACGGCGGCGGCCGGCGGCCCGGCGGCGGGCAAGCCCAGGGCGACCGGGTCGGCCGGGGCCTCGTCCAAGGCTGCGACGCGGCCGCAGAACCGCACCGCTGCCACGTCCGCCGCGGAGCGGGCCGCTGAGCGGTCGGTCGAGCGGGCCGTCGAGGCCACCGGTGAGATCACCGCGCCGCTCTCGGCCACCGAGATCGCCGCCGAGCTCGCCCACCCCGCGGTCGCCGAGCGGACGGCCGCCAAGCCCGCCGCCAAGACCGCACCCAAGGCCACCAAGCCCGCTTCCCAGGCCACCAAGCCCGCCGCCGCCCCCGGCCCCGCCGAGCCTGCGGCCGGGCCGCGCAAGGGCACCGACGAGCCGTCAGCGTCCGGCGAGTCGCCGGTCGTTTCGGACACCCCTTCGGCTGCGGACGATGCCCTGCCCGAGCAACTGCCGGCACCGGTCCGGCAGAGCGGCGACCGGATCGCCGGGCGGTACCGGCTGGAAGAGTGCATCACCCAGTCGGCGTCCTTCAGCAGTTGGCGTGCCGTCGACGAGATGCTGCGCCGCGCCGTCGGGGTGCACCTGCTCGCCGCCGGCAGCCGCCGGGCCGACGCCGTGCTGGCCGCCGCCCGCTCGGCCGCCCTGCTCGGCGACCCGCGCTTCGTCCAGGTGCTCGACGCGGTCCAGGAAGGCGAACTGGTCTACGTGATCCGGGAGTGGCTCCCGGGCGCCACCGACCTCGCCACCCTGCTGGCCGCCGGTCCGCTGGCGCCGCACGAGGCCTACCAGATGACCCGCCAGGTCACCGACGCGATCGCCGCCGCCCACCGCGGCGGCCGCTCGCACCTGCGGCTCACCCCGCGCGCCGTGCTGCGCACCGACACCGGCCAGTACCGGATCAACGGCGTCGCGGTGGACGCCGCACTGCGCGGCCTGCCCGCGCCCGAGGACCAGGCCGCCGCCGAGCTGGCCGACACCAAGGCCATCGGCACCCTGCTCTACGCGGCCCTCACCCACCGCTGGCCGCACCCCGAGGACCGCTACCAACTGCGCGGCCTGACCGAGGGCGTGCCCGCCCCCGAGGTGCTGCGCCCCGACGCGCCGCCCACCCTCTGCGCCCTGGCCGCCCGGATCCTCTGCACCCCTGGCACGGGCCCCCAGGCACCGATCACCACCCCGGCCGCCCTGGCCAAGGCGATCACCGCGCTACCCAAGATCCACCAGCCGGAGAGCGGCTCCAACGCCGGCGACCGCTCCGCGCACCGCTACCCGCCCGGCCAGACCGTCGGCCGGACCCCGGCAGCGCCCGCCGGCGCGGCCCGCACCCAGCAGCTGCGCCCCACCCCCGGTGCCCCGGCCCGACCCGGCCCGACCGCCGCCCCCAGCCGCCCGGCACCCCGCCCGGCCGCCCGGCGCGGCAAGAGGGTGCTCAAGTGGGCCGTCTCCCTGGTGGCGCTGGGGGCGATCGGCTACGGCTCCTGGCAGCTGGCCGGCACCCTCGGCGCGACCGGCAGCGGCCCCACCACGCTCGGCAGCACCGTGACCGGCCAGCCGCCCAGCAACGGACCCACCAGCGCCCCGCCGGTCGCCCCGCTGACGATCAGTGACGTCACCTCGTTCAACCCCGACGGCACCGACCCGACCACCCAGATCCACCCCAGCCAGCTGCCGGCGACCCACGACGGCGACCCCACCACCGCCTGGACGACCGAGGGCTACCTGGACGACCTGCCGACCCTGCGCCACGGCGTCGGGCTGCTGGTCGACCTGGGCGCCGTGAAGTCGGTCAGCTCGGTCGAGGTGCAGTTCCTCGGCGGTGCCACCGGCGTCCAGCTGCAGGTGCCGAACGGCACCCCGAGCACCGCGCCCACCCGGCACGAGGATTTCGCCGCACCGCTGGCGGCGACCACCGCCACCGACGCCAAGTTTCCGCTCGCCGGCCCGGTCCACACCCGCTACCTCTTGATCTGGCTCACCAGCCTCCCCAAGGATGGGGACGGCAGTTACCGCGGCCAGGTGGCCGAGATCAAGGTGGCCGGCTGA
- the trxB gene encoding thioredoxin-disulfide reductase has translation MSDVRNVIIIGSGPAGYTAALYTARASLKPLVFEGAVTAGGALMNTTEVENFPGFRDGIMGPELMDNMRAQAERFGAELIPDDIVAVDLTGDIKTVTDSEGTVHRAKAVIVTTGSQHRKLGLPREDALSGRGVSWCATCDGFFFKDQDIAVVGGGDTALEEATFLSRFAKSVTVVHRRNELRASKAMQERAFADPKITFAWDSAVEAIHGDPKLTGLTLRDTTTGELRELPVTGLFIAIGHDPRTELFKGQLDLDAEGYLKVAAPSTLTNLTGVFAAGDVVDHTYRQAITAAGTGCSAALDAERYLAHLAHAAEQEKAAAAVAV, from the coding sequence GTGAGCGACGTCCGTAATGTGATCATCATCGGTTCCGGCCCCGCCGGCTACACGGCAGCTCTCTACACCGCTCGGGCGTCCCTCAAGCCCCTCGTCTTCGAGGGTGCGGTGACGGCCGGCGGTGCCCTGATGAACACCACCGAGGTGGAGAACTTCCCCGGCTTCCGTGACGGCATCATGGGCCCCGAGCTGATGGACAACATGCGGGCCCAGGCCGAGCGGTTCGGCGCCGAGCTGATCCCGGACGACATCGTGGCCGTCGACCTCACCGGTGACATCAAGACCGTCACCGACTCCGAGGGCACCGTGCACCGGGCCAAGGCGGTCATCGTCACCACCGGTTCGCAGCACCGCAAGCTGGGTCTGCCCCGCGAGGACGCGCTCTCCGGCCGCGGCGTCTCCTGGTGCGCCACCTGCGACGGCTTCTTCTTCAAGGACCAGGACATCGCCGTGGTCGGCGGCGGCGACACCGCCCTGGAGGAGGCCACCTTCCTCTCCCGGTTCGCCAAGAGCGTCACCGTGGTCCACCGCCGCAACGAGCTGCGCGCCTCCAAGGCGATGCAGGAGCGCGCCTTCGCCGACCCGAAGATCACCTTCGCCTGGGACAGCGCGGTCGAGGCGATCCACGGCGACCCCAAGCTGACCGGCCTCACCCTGCGCGACACCACCACCGGCGAGCTGCGCGAGCTGCCGGTCACCGGCCTGTTCATCGCGATCGGCCACGACCCGCGCACCGAGCTCTTCAAGGGCCAGCTGGACCTGGACGCCGAGGGCTACCTCAAGGTCGCCGCCCCGTCGACGCTCACCAACCTGACCGGTGTCTTCGCCGCCGGCGACGTGGTGGACCACACCTACCGCCAGGCGATCACCGCCGCCGGCACCGGCTGCTCCGCCGCACTGGACGCCGAGCGGTACCTCGCCCACCTGGCGCACGCCGCCGAGCAGGAGAAGGCCGCGGCCGCCGTCGCCGTCTGA
- the sigM gene encoding RNA polymerase sigma factor SigM, with protein MAGPARPEREEADLPPSAELGDAELLARHVAGDQAAFGVLVTRHRDRLWAIALRTLGDREEAADALQDALVSALRSAHTFQGRSAVTTWLHRIVVNACLDRARRAAARRTNSLDAMEAPDDRPPLDSLVPAAEATESLVLRHELRRELGAALAELPADQRAALVLVDMQGYPVAEAAELLGVPVGTVKSRCARGRAKLLPLVRHLRTGAEDGVSRETPSMRGRAPAVSRETSPPGNPMPRGSVPSAGPAVPAQKPTLRGDATSR; from the coding sequence ATGGCAGGACCGGCGCGACCCGAGCGCGAGGAGGCTGACCTCCCGCCGTCCGCCGAGCTTGGTGACGCCGAGCTGCTGGCCCGGCACGTCGCGGGGGACCAGGCGGCCTTCGGCGTGCTGGTGACCCGGCACCGGGACCGGCTGTGGGCGATCGCGCTGCGCACCCTGGGCGACCGCGAGGAGGCCGCCGACGCGCTGCAGGACGCCCTGGTGTCCGCACTCCGCTCGGCGCACACCTTCCAGGGCCGGTCCGCCGTCACCACCTGGCTGCACCGGATCGTGGTCAACGCCTGCCTGGACCGGGCCCGCCGCGCCGCCGCCCGCCGCACCAACTCGCTGGACGCCATGGAGGCACCCGACGACCGGCCGCCGCTGGACTCGCTGGTGCCGGCGGCCGAGGCCACCGAGTCCCTGGTACTCCGTCACGAGCTGCGCCGCGAACTGGGTGCCGCGCTGGCCGAGCTGCCGGCCGATCAGCGGGCCGCGCTGGTCCTGGTGGACATGCAGGGCTATCCGGTCGCGGAGGCCGCCGAGCTGCTGGGGGTGCCGGTCGGCACCGTGAAGAGCCGCTGCGCCCGGGGCCGGGCCAAGCTGCTGCCACTGGTCCGCCATCTGCGCACCGGGGCCGAGGACGGTGTTTCACGTGAAACACCGTCGATGCGCGGCAGAGCACCGGCCGTTTCACGTGAAACGTCGCCACCGGGGAACCCGATGCCCCGCGGCTCCGTCCCATCTGCGGGCCCGGCCGTCCCCGCCCAAAAGCCGACGCTGAGAGGAGATGCGACGAGCCGATGA
- a CDS encoding GNAT family N-acetyltransferase, which yields MGRRIVPLTLDNLADLPGPCRSCVFWELDPVRGREAVEAGKAEAEKEGWISAVLLEWGSCGRIAYVDQRPAGFALYAPPAYVPGSQSFPTSPVSPDAVQLMISRVLPPFQGQGLGRALVQTVAKDLVRRNIRAVEAIGVIGKERPSCLLPADHLLAVGFKTVRPHHRYPRLRLEARTTLSWRRPAALERLLGGAAPKEPALRPF from the coding sequence ATGGGTCGCAGGATCGTCCCGTTGACGTTGGACAATCTGGCGGACCTGCCCGGACCCTGCCGCTCCTGTGTCTTCTGGGAGCTTGATCCGGTGCGGGGGCGCGAGGCGGTGGAAGCTGGCAAGGCGGAGGCGGAGAAGGAGGGATGGATCTCCGCGGTGCTGCTGGAGTGGGGGTCCTGCGGGCGGATCGCCTATGTGGACCAGCGGCCGGCCGGCTTCGCCTTGTACGCCCCGCCGGCCTATGTGCCGGGCTCGCAGTCGTTTCCGACCAGTCCGGTGTCGCCGGATGCCGTTCAGCTGATGATCAGTCGGGTGCTGCCGCCGTTCCAGGGGCAGGGGCTCGGCCGGGCGCTGGTGCAGACGGTGGCCAAGGATCTGGTGCGGCGCAACATCAGGGCGGTCGAGGCCATCGGGGTGATCGGCAAGGAGCGGCCCAGCTGCCTGCTGCCGGCCGACCATCTGCTGGCGGTGGGCTTCAAGACGGTGCGGCCGCACCACCGCTATCCGCGGCTGCGGCTGGAGGCCAGGACGACGCTCTCCTGGCGCCGGCCGGCCGCGCTGGAGCGGCTGCTCGGCGGCGCCGCCCCCAAGGAGCCCGCGCTGCGGCCGTTCTGA
- the trxA gene encoding thioredoxin, translated as MAGSTINVTDATFDDEVLKSEKPVLVDFWATWCGPCRQVAPVLEAIAEEHGEKLTVAKVDVDNNPAIAARYGVVSIPTLNVYVKGELVKSIVGAKPKAALLRDLAGII; from the coding sequence GTGGCCGGCTCCACCATCAACGTGACTGACGCGACCTTCGACGACGAGGTCCTCAAGAGCGAGAAGCCCGTTCTGGTGGACTTCTGGGCGACCTGGTGCGGCCCGTGCCGCCAGGTGGCCCCGGTCCTGGAGGCCATCGCCGAGGAGCACGGCGAGAAGCTGACCGTCGCCAAGGTCGACGTGGACAACAACCCGGCCATCGCCGCCCGGTACGGCGTGGTCTCCATCCCGACCCTGAACGTCTACGTCAAGGGCGAGCTGGTCAAGAGCATCGTCGGCGCCAAGCCGAAGGCCGCGCTGCTGCGCGACCTGGCGGGCATCATCTGA
- a CDS encoding ParA family protein: MQALGRAGEGLPRPPATRVIVVANQKGGVGKTTSTVNMAAGLAMHGLRVLVIDLDPQGNASTALGIDHHAEVPSIYDVLVEGKPLADVVQPVLEVEGLFCVPATIDLAGAEIELVSLVARESRLARAIAAYEQPLDYILIDCPPSLGLLTVNALVAGQEVMIPIQCEYYALEGLGQLLRNVDLVRAHLNPALHVSTILLTMYDARTRLAAQVAEEVRNHFATEVLRTAIPRSVRISEAPSYGQTVLTYDPGSTGALSYLEAARELALRAVAPETGAPTAVEQAAAEALGAVGRHTIGAQAVPMTEQSTMEGNR; this comes from the coding sequence GTGCAGGCGCTGGGGCGCGCGGGCGAGGGCCTGCCGCGACCGCCGGCGACCCGGGTGATCGTGGTGGCCAACCAGAAGGGCGGGGTGGGGAAGACCACCAGCACCGTCAACATGGCCGCCGGGCTGGCCATGCACGGGCTTCGGGTGCTGGTGATCGACCTGGACCCGCAGGGCAATGCCTCCACCGCGCTGGGCATCGACCACCACGCGGAGGTGCCGTCGATCTACGACGTGCTGGTGGAGGGCAAGCCGCTGGCCGATGTGGTGCAGCCGGTCCTTGAGGTGGAGGGGCTGTTCTGCGTGCCCGCCACCATCGACCTGGCGGGCGCGGAGATCGAGCTGGTGTCGCTGGTGGCCCGGGAGAGCCGGCTGGCACGGGCGATCGCGGCCTATGAACAGCCGCTGGACTACATCCTGATCGACTGTCCGCCCTCGCTGGGGCTGCTGACGGTCAATGCCCTGGTGGCGGGTCAGGAAGTGATGATCCCGATCCAGTGCGAGTACTACGCGCTGGAGGGGCTGGGACAGCTGCTGCGCAATGTGGACCTGGTGCGCGCGCACCTCAACCCGGCGCTGCACGTCTCCACCATCCTGCTCACCATGTACGACGCGCGGACCAGGCTGGCCGCGCAGGTGGCGGAGGAGGTGCGCAACCACTTCGCCACCGAGGTGCTGCGCACCGCGATCCCCCGCTCGGTGCGGATCTCCGAGGCCCCGAGCTACGGGCAGACGGTGCTCACCTATGACCCGGGGTCCACCGGAGCGCTCTCCTACCTGGAGGCGGCGCGGGAGTTGGCGCTGCGGGCGGTGGCGCCGGAGACGGGAGCGCCGACGGCAGTGGAGCAGGCGGCGGCCGAGGCGCTCGGCGCGGTGGGGCGGCACACGATCGGGGCGCAGGCGGTGCCGATGACGGAGCAGAGCACGATGGAGGGTAATCGGTGA
- a CDS encoding Jag family protein: MTEGTTSAALNGSDAAADADTLVARLEQEGEIAADYLEGLLDIADLDGDIDMDVEGDRALVSIVSEGNDRTLQRLVGQDGEVLEALQELTRLAVHRETGERSRLMLDIAGFRARKRAELAELGAKAAEQAKQTGEPVKLRPMTPFERKVVHDAVAAAGLRSESEGEEPQRCVVVLAS; this comes from the coding sequence GTGACGGAAGGCACCACCTCCGCTGCCCTCAACGGCTCGGACGCCGCGGCCGACGCGGACACCCTGGTCGCTCGCCTGGAGCAGGAGGGTGAGATCGCGGCCGACTACCTCGAAGGCCTGCTGGACATCGCCGACCTGGACGGCGACATCGACATGGACGTCGAGGGCGACCGGGCCCTGGTCTCCATTGTGAGCGAGGGCAACGACCGCACCCTGCAGCGGCTGGTGGGCCAGGACGGCGAGGTGCTGGAGGCGCTCCAGGAGCTGACCCGGTTGGCCGTGCACCGGGAGACCGGTGAGCGCAGCCGACTGATGCTGGACATCGCGGGCTTCCGGGCCCGCAAGCGGGCCGAGCTGGCGGAGCTGGGTGCGAAGGCGGCGGAGCAGGCCAAGCAGACCGGCGAGCCGGTGAAGCTGCGGCCGATGACGCCGTTCGAGCGCAAGGTGGTGCACGACGCGGTGGCGGCAGCCGGGCTGCGCAGCGAGTCGGAGGGCGAGGAGCCGCAGCGCTGCGTCGTGGTGCTGGCGAGCTGA
- the rsmG gene encoding 16S rRNA (guanine(527)-N(7))-methyltransferase RsmG yields the protein MATESAAGEGGAPGLPEAPPAAREIFGENFPAAQRYTELLASSGVQRGLIGPREVPRLWDRHVLNCAVLAELLPSGASLCDVGSGAGLPGIPVALARPDLSVTLLEPLLRRTTFLEEVVRELGLQNVTVLRGRAEEMVGKISVEIVTARAVAPLDRLAGWGMPLLRPYGQMLALKGDTAEQELADSRAALVKLGAVEWAVLPVGEQVLGASTRVVQVKAGESPGGVKAATRRAKAARAGRASGRPAEPRGGGRRRR from the coding sequence ATGGCGACGGAGAGTGCGGCGGGCGAGGGCGGTGCCCCGGGCCTGCCCGAGGCCCCGCCGGCGGCGCGGGAGATCTTCGGTGAGAACTTTCCGGCGGCGCAGCGCTACACGGAGCTGCTGGCTTCGTCGGGAGTGCAGCGCGGGCTGATCGGTCCTCGGGAGGTGCCGCGGCTGTGGGACCGGCATGTGCTCAACTGCGCGGTGCTGGCCGAGCTGCTGCCGAGCGGGGCGTCGCTGTGCGACGTGGGGTCGGGCGCCGGGCTGCCGGGGATCCCGGTGGCGCTGGCCCGGCCGGACCTGTCGGTGACGCTGCTGGAGCCGCTGCTGCGCCGCACCACCTTCCTGGAGGAGGTGGTGCGTGAGCTCGGCCTGCAGAACGTCACGGTGCTGCGCGGGCGGGCCGAGGAGATGGTCGGCAAGATCTCGGTGGAGATCGTCACGGCGCGGGCGGTGGCGCCGCTGGACCGGTTGGCCGGCTGGGGCATGCCGCTGCTGCGGCCGTACGGTCAGATGCTGGCGCTCAAGGGGGACACCGCCGAGCAGGAGCTGGCGGACTCGCGGGCGGCGCTGGTCAAGCTGGGCGCGGTGGAGTGGGCGGTGCTGCCGGTCGGGGAGCAGGTGCTCGGCGCCTCGACCCGGGTGGTCCAGGTGAAGGCCGGCGAAAGCCCGGGCGGCGTGAAGGCGGCGACGCGGCGCGCCAAGGCGGCCCGGGCCGGCCGGGCGAGCGGTCGGCCGGCCGAGCCGCGTGGCGGTGGTCGCCGCCGGCGCTGA
- a CDS encoding ParB/RepB/Spo0J family partition protein, giving the protein MSGRRGLGKGLGALIPAAASPAPAGAAAAPARPAVGRPAGSAPGAAAVSPSAVPLLPPPGRGTVAEKAAEQALTELAPVAGARFAELPLDAITPNPRQPREVFDEQKLEELVASIKEVGLLQPVVVRQTGPDRYELVMGERRWRASREAGLERIPAIVRATEDDKLLLDALLENLHRAELNPLEEAAAYDQLLKDFGCTHDELADRIGRSRSHVSNTLRLLKLPSAVQLRVAAGVLTAGHARALLGVPDAERQEVLATRIIAEGLSVRTVEEIVALMDGEAEEPKRAAGPKAGKLLSPAFNDLAGRLSDRFETRVKVEVSQRNGKLGKGKVVLEFASVEDLNRILDSLAPGEDGLRLSGS; this is encoded by the coding sequence GTGAGTGGTCGCAGGGGTCTGGGTAAGGGGCTGGGCGCGCTGATTCCGGCGGCGGCCTCACCGGCGCCCGCGGGTGCGGCTGCCGCGCCGGCGCGTCCGGCGGTGGGTCGGCCGGCGGGGTCGGCGCCCGGGGCCGCTGCGGTCTCGCCGAGCGCGGTGCCGCTGCTGCCGCCGCCCGGGCGGGGCACGGTGGCGGAGAAGGCGGCCGAGCAGGCGCTGACGGAGCTGGCGCCGGTGGCCGGTGCTCGGTTCGCGGAGCTGCCGCTGGACGCGATCACCCCGAACCCGCGGCAGCCGCGTGAGGTCTTCGACGAGCAGAAGCTCGAGGAGCTGGTCGCCTCCATCAAGGAGGTGGGGCTGCTGCAGCCGGTGGTTGTCCGTCAGACCGGGCCGGACCGCTATGAGTTGGTCATGGGTGAGCGGCGCTGGCGGGCCTCGCGGGAGGCCGGTCTGGAGCGGATCCCGGCGATCGTGCGGGCCACCGAGGACGACAAGCTGCTGCTGGACGCGCTGCTGGAGAACCTGCACCGGGCGGAGCTGAATCCGCTGGAGGAGGCGGCCGCCTATGACCAGTTGCTGAAGGACTTCGGCTGCACCCATGACGAGCTGGCCGACCGGATCGGTCGCTCCCGTTCGCATGTCTCCAACACCCTGCGGCTGCTGAAGCTGCCGTCCGCGGTGCAGCTGCGGGTGGCTGCCGGGGTGCTGACGGCCGGGCACGCCCGTGCCCTGCTGGGGGTGCCGGACGCCGAGCGGCAGGAGGTGCTGGCCACCCGGATCATCGCGGAGGGCCTCTCGGTGCGCACCGTCGAGGAGATCGTCGCGCTGATGGACGGGGAGGCCGAGGAGCCCAAGCGGGCCGCCGGACCGAAGGCGGGCAAGCTGCTGTCGCCGGCCTTCAACGATCTGGCGGGTCGGCTTTCGGACCGCTTCGAGACCCGGGTCAAGGTCGAGGTGTCGCAGCGCAACGGGAAGCTGGGCAAGGGCAAGGTGGTGCTGGAGTTCGCCTCGGTGGAGGACCTCAACCGGATCCTGGACAGCCTGGCTCCGGGCGAGGACGGGCTGCGGCTCTCGGGGAGCTGA
- a CDS encoding cupin domain-containing protein — protein MTNQTPDPVEPAADASHPDVETLADLSEDLLAPAEAAALRTHLAACPECADTLAALTEVAALLAAEPVEPMPAEIALRIDAALAAAQPPSAPNTPNTPNTPSTPSAPPPAATAGRGTAGPPARSDRSSRPGGARSRRRRLVLAVAGCLAALGLGATGLVLSQQGGSQPTAASAVGPNPEQQHPLSVAGPEFTAAGLSEQIDRLLPSGSGGQPHASAQQSGGGLPDCVQQSVTGHQGETPLLITHGGYRGAPVDVYVFRLADDPGRLDVFLLTPGCTTTPAAVQLEQQIPAR, from the coding sequence ATGACGAACCAGACTCCCGACCCAGTCGAGCCGGCCGCCGACGCCTCCCACCCCGACGTCGAGACCCTGGCGGACCTCTCGGAGGACCTGCTCGCGCCGGCCGAGGCCGCGGCGCTGCGCACCCATCTGGCGGCCTGCCCGGAGTGCGCGGACACCCTGGCCGCCCTGACCGAGGTCGCCGCGCTACTGGCGGCCGAGCCGGTGGAGCCGATGCCCGCCGAGATCGCCCTGCGGATCGACGCCGCGCTGGCCGCCGCCCAGCCGCCGAGCGCGCCGAATACCCCGAATACCCCGAATACCCCGAGCACCCCCAGTGCCCCGCCCCCGGCGGCCACGGCGGGTCGTGGCACCGCCGGGCCGCCCGCCCGCAGCGACCGCAGCAGCCGCCCGGGCGGGGCCCGCTCCCGGCGGCGCCGACTGGTACTGGCCGTGGCCGGCTGCCTGGCCGCGCTCGGCCTTGGCGCCACCGGGCTGGTGCTGAGCCAGCAGGGCGGCTCACAGCCCACCGCCGCCAGCGCCGTCGGCCCCAACCCCGAGCAGCAACACCCGCTGTCCGTCGCCGGCCCGGAGTTCACCGCCGCCGGACTGTCCGAGCAGATCGACCGCCTGCTGCCGTCCGGCAGCGGCGGCCAGCCGCACGCCAGCGCCCAGCAGAGCGGCGGCGGCCTGCCCGACTGCGTGCAGCAGTCCGTCACCGGCCACCAGGGCGAGACGCCGCTGCTGATCACCCATGGCGGCTACCGGGGTGCCCCGGTGGACGTCTACGTGTTCCGGCTCGCCGACGACCCCGGCCGGCTGGACGTCTTCCTGCTCACCCCCGGCTGCACCACCACCCCGGCCGCCGTCCAGCTGGAGCAGCAGATCCCGGCACGCTGA